A genomic segment from Diceros bicornis minor isolate mBicDic1 chromosome 5, mDicBic1.mat.cur, whole genome shotgun sequence encodes:
- the CKMT1A gene encoding creatine kinase U-type, mitochondrial: MAGPFSRLLSARPGLRLLALAGAGSLAAGFLLRPEPVRAASERRRLYPPSAEYPDLRKHNNCMASHLTPAVYARLCDKTTPTGWTLDQCIQTGVDNPGHPFIKTVGMVAGDEETYEVFAELFDPVIQERHNGYDPRTMKHTTDLDASKIRSGYFDERYVLSSRVRTGRSIRGLSLPPACTRAERREVERVVVDALSGLKGDLAGRYYRLSEMTEAEQQQLIDDHFLFDKPVSPLLTAAGMARDWPDARGIWHNNEKSFLIWVNEEDHTRVISMEKGGNMKKVFERFCRGLKEVERLIQERGWEFMWNERLGYILTCPSNLGTGLRAGVHIKLPLLSKDSRFPKILENLRLQKRGTGGVDTAATGSVFDISNLDRLGKSEVELVQLVIDGVNYLIDCERRLERGQDIRIPPPLIHNKH; this comes from the exons ATGGCTGGTCCCTTCTCTCGTCTGCTGTCCGCCCGCCCGGGGCTCAGGCTCCTGGCTTTGGCTGGAGCTGGATCTCTAGCCGCTGGGTTTCTGCTCCGCCCGGAACCTGTACGAGCTGCCAGTGAACGACGGAGGTTGTATCCCCCAAG CGCTGAGTACCCAGACCTCCGAAAGCACAACAACTGCATGGCCAGTCACCTGACCCCAGCAGTCTATGCCCGGCTCTGCGACAAGACCACACCCACTGGTTGGACGCTAGATCAGTGTATCCAGACTGGCGTGGACAACCCCGGCCACCCCTTCATCAAGACTGTGGGCATGGTAGCTGGAGATGAGGAGACCTATGAG GTGTTTGCTGAGCTGTTTGACCCTGTGATTCAAGAGCGACACAATGGATATGACCCCCGAACAATGAAACACACCACTGACCTGGATGCCAGCAAG ATCCGTTCTGGCTACTTTGATGAGAGGTATGTATTGTCCTCGAGAGTCAGAACTGGCCGAAGTATCCGGGGACTCAGTCTACCTCCAGCGTGCACTCGGGCAGAGCGCCGAGAGGTGGAACGTGTTGTGGTGGATGCACTGAGTGGCCTGAAGGGTGACCTGGCTGGGCGTTACTATCGGCTCAGTGAGATGACAGAGGCTGAGCAGCAGCAGCTTATTGAT GACCACTTCCTATTTGATAAGCCTGTATCCCCACTGCTGACTGCAGCAGGAATGGCTCGAGACTGGCCAGATGCTCGTGGAATCTG GCACAACAATGAGAAGAGCTTCTTGATCTGGGTGAATGAGGAGGATCATACACGGGTCATCTCCATGGAGAAGGGTGGCAACATGAAGAAAGTGTTTGAAAGATTCTGCCGAGGCCTCAAAGAG GTGGAGCGGCTGATCCAGGAGCGTGGCTGGGAGTTCATGTGGAATGAGCGTTTGGGATACATCTTGACCTGTCCGTCTAACCTGGGCACTGGACTTCGGGCAGGAGTGCACATCAAACTGCCCCTGCTAAGCAAA GATAGCCGCTTCCCAAAGATCCTGGAGAACCTAAGACTCCAAAAGCGTGGTACTGGAGGAGTGGACACAGCTGCTACAGGCAGCGTCTTTGACATCTCTAATTTGGACCGACTGGGCAAGTCAGAG GTGGAGCTGGTACAGCTGGTCATCGATGGAGTAAACTATTTGATTGACTGTGAACGGCGTCTGGAGAGAGGCCAGGATATCCGCATCCCTCCACCTCTCATCCACAACAAGCATTAA